In the genome of Candidatus Margulisiibacteriota bacterium, the window GCCCTTCAGCACCGGGGCCAGGAGTCGGCCGGGATCTTTGCCTCCGACGGCAAGGAGTTTCGCGGCCACGTCGGGATGGGACTGGTCAATGTGGTATTCAATGAAGAGATAATCAGCAAGATCACCGGCCATATTGCCGTAGGCCATGTCCGTTATTCAACCACCGGCTC includes:
- a CDS encoding amidophosphoribosyltransferase (Catalyzes first step of the de novo purine nucleotide biosynthetic pathway); this translates as MKEACGVYGIYSYNGDPLAKLVYYGLYALQHRGQESAGIFASDGKEFRGHVGMGLVNVVFNEEIISKITGHIAVGHVRYSTTGS